A stretch of the Asticcacaulis sp. ZE23SCel15 genome encodes the following:
- a CDS encoding alpha/beta hydrolase has protein sequence MDRRRLLTLGAAAAFFPQMACAQTPSAAPVVASPKPVPALKPPLESFKLWPNGAPGAENVTAKEDWILRNPGGDPNDTAATHVTDPILMVRRPKNPNGAAVLMIPGGGYVRVAVSRAGGGTDQWLADQGITTFTMTYRLPADGWAAGPQAPLQDAQRAIRLIRHRAAEFGIDPNHIGVIGFSAGGHLAGWLSESFGREFYAPVDAADTLSTKPLVSGLFYPVMTMMAPYAHGGSVKQLFPNGATDEQKKPVSLELNVPKDMPPTFLAHAADDRVVVAENSLMLYSALRANKTPSELHIFEKGGHGLRTDGKDEPFMELWLPFAKRHGLLG, from the coding sequence ATGGATCGTCGTCGTTTACTCACGCTGGGGGCTGCGGCCGCATTTTTTCCGCAGATGGCCTGCGCCCAAACGCCGTCCGCAGCGCCAGTGGTCGCGTCGCCAAAGCCGGTTCCGGCGCTGAAACCGCCGCTCGAAAGCTTTAAATTATGGCCCAACGGTGCGCCGGGGGCGGAAAACGTCACGGCCAAAGAAGACTGGATTTTGCGTAACCCCGGTGGCGACCCGAACGACACCGCCGCCACCCATGTTACCGATCCGATCCTGATGGTGCGCAGGCCTAAAAACCCCAATGGCGCAGCGGTGCTGATGATCCCCGGCGGCGGCTATGTGCGGGTGGCGGTATCGCGCGCGGGCGGAGGCACCGATCAGTGGCTGGCCGATCAGGGCATCACCACCTTCACCATGACCTACCGCTTACCGGCCGATGGTTGGGCCGCGGGACCGCAAGCGCCGCTTCAGGACGCCCAGCGCGCCATCCGTCTGATCCGTCACCGCGCCGCCGAGTTCGGTATTGATCCGAACCATATCGGGGTGATTGGTTTTTCGGCGGGTGGTCATCTGGCCGGTTGGCTGTCGGAAAGCTTCGGGCGTGAGTTTTACGCGCCCGTCGATGCGGCGGATACTTTGTCCACCAAGCCTTTGGTTTCGGGCCTGTTCTATCCGGTCATGACTATGATGGCGCCTTATGCGCATGGTGGGTCGGTCAAGCAACTGTTCCCTAACGGTGCCACCGATGAGCAGAAAAAGCCGGTGTCTCTGGAACTGAACGTGCCCAAGGACATGCCGCCAACCTTTTTGGCGCACGCCGCCGATGACCGTGTGGTCGTGGCCGAAAATAGCCTGATGCTTTATAGCGCCTTGCGCGCCAATAAGACCCCGTCGGAGCTGCATATCTTTGAAAAAGGCGGCCACGGCTTGCGCACCGACGGCAAGGATGAGCCATTCATGGAGCTATGGCTGCCGTTCGCCAAGCGGCATGGGTTGCTGGGGTAG
- a CDS encoding hydrolase: MIALNPRTTALVLIDLQNGIINRPLEPRDGQVVAEAGMALAERFRAAKALVVPVHVCWAKDYADMPSMNVDQPMPRPEGGMPADFATFHPGLVRDGDLIISKHQWGALYGTELDAQLRRRGVKTIVLGGIATNFGVESTARQGWEHGYDVVICEDLCTSQSDHLHRLSVQHILPRISRVIQSAELHFTA, translated from the coding sequence ATGATCGCGCTTAATCCCCGCACCACCGCCCTTGTCCTGATCGACCTGCAAAACGGCATCATCAACCGCCCGCTGGAACCGCGTGACGGCCAGGTGGTAGCCGAAGCCGGTATGGCGTTGGCGGAACGGTTCAGAGCCGCCAAGGCGCTTGTGGTCCCGGTTCATGTGTGCTGGGCCAAGGACTATGCCGACATGCCGTCCATGAATGTCGATCAGCCCATGCCGCGCCCCGAAGGCGGGATGCCTGCCGATTTCGCGACCTTCCATCCCGGTCTGGTCAGGGACGGTGATCTGATAATTTCCAAGCATCAGTGGGGTGCGCTGTACGGCACCGAACTGGATGCCCAACTGCGCCGTCGCGGGGTTAAAACCATAGTCCTCGGAGGGATCGCCACCAATTTCGGCGTCGAATCGACCGCGCGGCAAGGGTGGGAACACGGCTATGATGTGGTGATCTGCGAAGACCTGTGCACTAGCCAGTCCGACCATCTGCACCGCCTGAGCGTCCAGCACATCCTGCCGCGCATATCCCGCGTTATCCAAAGCGCCGAACTGCATTTTACCGCCTAA
- a CDS encoding adenosine deaminase: MAYDLDAFVAGLPKAELHVHIEGTLEPELMFDLARRNGITLAFDSIEAVRAAYDFSNLQDFLNIYYQGADVLRTEADFYDLAMAYFTRAAADCVRHAEIFFDPQTHTDRGIAYETVINGLNRAQLEAEAKWGMTSGLILCFLRHLPEDAALETLEVARPHLDKIIGVGLDSSEVGHPPSKFARVFARARELGLKLVAHAGEEGPPEYVYEALDILLIDRIDHGNRSLEDEALTQRIAASGLTLTVCPLSNHKLCVVEDMTTHPIPHMLRHGLKATINSDDPAYFGGYVNDNFRALTGLGLIDRADCATLARNSITGSFAPDARKAALLKEIEIYVG; encoded by the coding sequence ATGGCTTATGATCTGGATGCGTTTGTGGCGGGCCTGCCCAAGGCGGAATTGCATGTCCACATTGAGGGAACGCTGGAACCCGAACTGATGTTCGATCTGGCCCGGCGCAACGGCATCACCTTGGCCTTTGACAGCATCGAGGCTGTGCGCGCTGCCTATGATTTCTCGAACCTTCAGGACTTTCTCAATATCTATTATCAGGGCGCCGATGTCCTGCGTACGGAGGCTGATTTTTACGACCTCGCCATGGCCTATTTTACGCGCGCCGCCGCAGATTGCGTCCGCCATGCCGAGATTTTCTTTGATCCGCAGACCCATACCGATCGCGGCATTGCCTATGAGACCGTCATCAACGGCCTTAACCGCGCACAGCTTGAGGCCGAAGCTAAATGGGGCATGACCAGTGGTTTGATCCTGTGTTTTCTGCGCCATCTGCCGGAAGATGCCGCCCTTGAGACGCTGGAGGTCGCCCGTCCGCATTTGGATAAAATCATAGGCGTCGGTCTGGATTCCTCCGAAGTCGGCCACCCGCCCTCGAAATTTGCTCGCGTCTTTGCCCGCGCCCGCGAGTTGGGCCTGAAACTGGTCGCCCATGCCGGCGAAGAAGGCCCGCCCGAATACGTCTATGAAGCCCTCGATATCCTGCTCATAGACCGGATTGACCACGGTAACCGCTCGCTGGAAGATGAGGCCCTCACCCAGAGAATAGCTGCATCCGGCCTGACCCTGACGGTCTGCCCGCTGTCGAACCATAAGCTGTGTGTGGTTGAGGACATGACCACCCACCCGATCCCGCACATGCTCAGACACGGCCTGAAAGCCACGATCAATTCCGATGATCCGGCCTATTTCGGCGGCTATGTGAATGATAATTTCCGCGCTCTGACCGGCCTTGGCCTGATTGACCGCGCCGATTGCGCGACCTTAGCCCGCAACTCCATCACCGGATCATTCGCCCCTGACGCGCGCAAAGCAGCGCTGTTAAAGGAAATAGAGATATACGTCGGGTAA
- a CDS encoding DUF1345 domain-containing protein, whose product MTSKPPHIAIRFVHARPILSGCAALAVAIVAGLMWLTDWRLSKDIVIAWNIAAIIYLGLSWRMMLKADEAMMHKRAEQQDVAQVAILILSVLTIIICITAVVTELIEAKTLYGTQRSLTIALVVATIVTSWAFVHTIFALHYAHAYYIGLKRNKSPGLSFPDKDPTPDYLDFLYFSFIIGTAAQTADVAITSKTMRRTNLFHAVFAFFFNTAILALTINIAASFVT is encoded by the coding sequence ATGACCTCAAAACCGCCCCATATCGCCATTCGCTTTGTCCATGCCCGCCCGATCCTGTCCGGGTGCGCGGCCTTGGCCGTGGCCATAGTCGCGGGCCTTATGTGGCTGACCGACTGGCGACTGTCCAAGGACATAGTGATTGCGTGGAATATCGCCGCTATCATCTATCTGGGGCTTAGCTGGCGGATGATGCTTAAGGCCGATGAAGCCATGATGCATAAACGGGCCGAGCAGCAGGACGTGGCGCAGGTCGCCATCCTCATCTTGTCGGTGCTGACGATCATCATCTGCATTACCGCTGTAGTCACCGAACTGATTGAGGCCAAAACCCTGTACGGCACTCAGCGCAGCCTGACCATTGCGCTGGTGGTGGCGACCATCGTCACCAGTTGGGCCTTCGTACACACGATTTTCGCCCTGCATTACGCCCATGCCTATTATATCGGCCTCAAGCGTAATAAGTCTCCCGGTCTGAGCTTTCCGGATAAAGACCCGACGCCCGACTATCTCGATTTTTTGTATTTCTCATTCATCATCGGCACCGCCGCCCAGACCGCCGATGTCGCCATCACCTCAAAAACCATGCGCCGGACGAACCTGTTCCATGCGGTGTTTGCGTTCTTTTTCAACACCGCCATACTGGCGCTAACGATCAATATCGCCGCAAGCTTTGTGACCTGA
- a CDS encoding MliC family protein encodes MIRILAASTAVITLSACATMPSAPPPPPPPPLGAPSADGIPYTCADGTSFVISFTPDAAIVTLSDGTQLQLKQQPVASGMWYTSGKHEFRGKGSEATWAVGRMAPTQCKTE; translated from the coding sequence ATGATACGCATTTTAGCCGCATCAACCGCAGTGATCACCTTATCGGCCTGCGCCACCATGCCGTCTGCCCCACCACCGCCTCCGCCACCACCCTTGGGCGCACCGTCAGCCGACGGAATCCCTTACACCTGCGCGGACGGCACCAGCTTTGTGATCAGCTTTACGCCGGATGCGGCGATTGTTACCCTTAGCGACGGCACGCAACTGCAACTCAAGCAGCAGCCGGTGGCGTCCGGCATGTGGTACACGTCGGGCAAGCATGAGTTCCGAGGTAAGGGCTCAGAGGCGACTTGGGCTGTTGGGCGCATGGCGCCCACTCAATGTAAAACAGAATAG
- a CDS encoding cation transporter has product MTDHDHSHEHGATCSHGHDHTHSHGFLGLGHHDHDTGPVVEARYRKVLWIVLAANAAMFLVEIGAGLKGLSMALLADALDFAGDAGNIAISLLVLSAVQSVRAKASLFKVACMVAFSLWVGVATIGQLINGTVPRPEIMGIVSVLAIAVNLGSAAFLYRYRSGDSNVMSVWLCARNDAIGNVMVMVAAVIVWLTGSNIADAVVALLMVALGLSAAWRITRQAMGELRAH; this is encoded by the coding sequence ATGACTGATCATGACCATTCTCACGAACATGGTGCGACCTGTTCTCACGGCCATGACCATACGCACAGCCACGGTTTTCTGGGCTTAGGCCACCATGATCATGATACCGGCCCGGTGGTTGAGGCGCGCTATCGCAAGGTGCTGTGGATCGTGCTGGCGGCCAATGCGGCCATGTTCCTTGTGGAAATCGGCGCCGGGCTTAAGGGCCTGTCGATGGCGCTGCTGGCCGATGCGCTCGATTTCGCGGGCGATGCCGGCAATATCGCCATTAGTTTATTGGTCTTAAGCGCCGTTCAGTCGGTCCGTGCCAAAGCGTCACTGTTCAAAGTCGCCTGCATGGTCGCGTTCAGCCTGTGGGTCGGGGTGGCGACGATCGGACAACTCATCAACGGCACCGTGCCGCGGCCTGAGATCATGGGGATCGTCTCGGTTCTGGCCATCGCCGTTAATCTCGGCAGCGCGGCGTTTCTGTATCGTTATCGGTCGGGCGATTCCAACGTCATGTCGGTATGGCTGTGTGCGCGCAATGACGCCATCGGCAATGTTATGGTCATGGTCGCGGCCGTCATCGTCTGGCTGACCGGATCAAACATCGCCGATGCGGTGGTAGCTCTGTTGATGGTGGCCCTGGGGTTATCGGCGGCATGGCGGATCACGCGGCAGGCGATGGGCGAACTTCGCGCGCACTGA
- a CDS encoding helix-turn-helix transcriptional regulator, with protein MTNIAVADDDDVVIELAEIFHLLGDPMRLRIVLCCLAGEAAVGDIAASVGASTALTSHHLRLLKAARLVRFRKQGKQIFYTLSDHHVRHMIEDMRDHIREPDHD; from the coding sequence GTGACCAATATCGCTGTGGCCGATGACGATGATGTCGTTATCGAACTGGCCGAGATTTTCCACCTGCTGGGTGATCCCATGCGGCTGCGCATTGTCCTGTGCTGTCTGGCGGGCGAGGCGGCCGTCGGTGATATTGCGGCCTCAGTCGGGGCCTCAACAGCCCTGACCAGCCACCATCTGCGCCTGTTGAAGGCGGCGCGTCTGGTGCGCTTTCGCAAGCAGGGCAAGCAGATTTTCTACACCTTAAGCGACCATCACGTCCGCCATATGATTGAGGATATGCGCGACCATATCCGGGAGCCCGACCATGACTGA
- a CDS encoding TetR/AcrR family transcriptional regulator: MTKALKKQEIIDHAYELFYDHGFHATGVDKVMADTGISKRTLYKYFASKEDLIAELIGHYGETFLKIAPVEIARLSPDPAGRVMALFDFRKAMFDEGSFRGCFAISANLEYSGRDTPVQAASLTFFDAFLNYIKSLCAEGGYKDPDKLAGEVIVLFNGAVVASQASRSSAPFDAAKSVLAMLLAAAK; this comes from the coding sequence ATGACCAAGGCTCTGAAAAAACAGGAAATTATAGATCACGCCTATGAGCTGTTTTACGATCATGGCTTTCACGCCACCGGCGTCGATAAGGTCATGGCCGACACCGGCATCTCAAAGCGCACGCTCTATAAGTATTTTGCCTCCAAAGAAGACCTGATCGCCGAACTGATCGGTCACTATGGTGAGACGTTTTTGAAAATAGCTCCGGTTGAGATCGCGCGCTTAAGCCCCGATCCGGCGGGACGGGTCATGGCGCTGTTCGATTTCCGTAAGGCGATGTTTGATGAAGGTAGTTTTCGCGGCTGCTTTGCCATCAGCGCCAATCTGGAATATTCCGGCCGCGACACGCCGGTGCAGGCGGCCAGCCTGACATTCTTTGACGCCTTCCTGAATTACATAAAAAGCCTGTGCGCTGAGGGCGGTTATAAGGACCCCGATAAACTGGCGGGGGAGGTCATCGTGCTGTTTAACGGTGCGGTGGTGGCGTCTCAGGCCAGCCGTAGTTCGGCACCGTTTGACGCCGCCAAATCGGTGCTGGCCATGCTATTGGCGGCGGCGAAATAG
- a CDS encoding SDR family NAD(P)-dependent oxidoreductase, which translates to MKISNATVLVSGANRGIGAAIVRELLNKGVAKVYAGARNPATLPDFGDARVVPVKLDITDEAAVQALAAAHADIDILINNAGTAQFGTVLTTSNEAFGYDFSTNVYGTLNLLRAFTPQLVTKKSGAIVNVISVVGLVAAHSLAGYSASKAALLSITQSVREELKDSGVDVLGVFPGPIDTDMARDIPLSKATPESAAALIVAGIEAGDLYIYPDPTAQVIGATWATNAAGLEKVFNAAH; encoded by the coding sequence ATGAAAATCTCTAACGCAACCGTCCTCGTTTCCGGCGCCAACCGCGGTATAGGTGCCGCCATTGTGCGCGAACTGCTGAACAAAGGCGTGGCCAAAGTCTACGCCGGCGCCCGCAACCCGGCCACCCTGCCTGACTTTGGCGACGCCCGGGTCGTGCCGGTAAAACTTGATATTACCGATGAGGCCGCCGTTCAGGCTTTGGCCGCAGCTCACGCAGACATCGACATCCTCATCAATAATGCCGGCACCGCTCAGTTCGGCACGGTGCTGACCACGTCCAATGAAGCGTTCGGCTATGATTTTAGCACCAATGTCTATGGAACATTGAACTTACTGCGCGCCTTCACGCCGCAACTGGTGACTAAAAAATCCGGCGCGATCGTCAATGTCATCAGCGTCGTAGGCCTTGTGGCCGCCCATAGTCTGGCGGGTTATTCCGCCTCGAAGGCCGCCCTGCTGTCGATCACCCAGTCGGTGCGCGAAGAATTGAAAGACAGCGGCGTTGACGTCTTAGGCGTCTTCCCCGGCCCGATCGACACCGACATGGCGCGCGACATTCCGCTTAGCAAAGCCACCCCGGAATCGGCTGCCGCCCTGATCGTCGCGGGCATCGAAGCGGGGGATCTCTACATCTATCCCGATCCGACCGCTCAAGTGATAGGTGCGACCTGGGCCACCAATGCTGCCGGTCTGGAGAAGGTATTCAACGCCGCCCACTGA
- a CDS encoding CsbD family protein translates to MNRNRIEGSWEQVKGSLQETWGKLTNNDLDVIEGDRKQLAGKLQERYGIAQDEVNSQIKKWNDADYDNVR, encoded by the coding sequence ATAAATCGCAATCGTATCGAAGGTAGCTGGGAACAAGTCAAAGGCTCGCTTCAGGAAACCTGGGGCAAGCTGACCAACAACGACCTTGATGTCATTGAAGGCGACCGCAAGCAACTGGCCGGTAAGCTGCAGGAGCGCTACGGCATCGCTCAGGACGAAGTCAACTCCCAGATCAAAAAGTGGAACGACGCCGACTATGACAATGTGAGATAA
- a CDS encoding DUF2061 domain-containing protein: MRLAAKTLSYSLMHVTVATSVAYVLTGNWAIALGIGLIEPMVQTIAYPLHEYLWERKPVKVELFHNHGH; this comes from the coding sequence ATGCGTTTAGCCGCCAAAACATTGTCGTACAGCCTTATGCACGTCACCGTCGCCACCAGTGTCGCTTATGTTTTGACCGGCAACTGGGCGATCGCGCTCGGCATCGGTTTGATTGAGCCGATGGTGCAGACCATTGCCTATCCGCTGCACGAATACCTGTGGGAACGCAAGCCGGTTAAGGTCGAGCTGTTCCATAATCATGGGCATTAG
- a CDS encoding endonuclease/exonuclease/phosphatase family protein — MPPRLRSLLLSGLALALLGVGAASLFGFLARWLWFADLITPFRLQIAIAAAVLCAACLLMRHRLLITASLAAFVLTLAPIIIRSVSVPALPAPEPAAKPISLVMSNVLYVSKDYDAVLDMVAREDPDIFAVVEAADHWQSALSVLDTRYPYSYDVTGRSAFGITLYAKAPFTARVITPAHAEVPLLRAEFDDFILLVAHPVPPISAAYAIENSIYLKALANQVRDAQKPVIVTGDLNSTLWSHSLTPLVEAKMQRPKGSGFAYTWPAGNPLMAIQIDHVLTRDIPAARFKVLPSVGSDHFPIRADIVLGARP; from the coding sequence ATGCCCCCTCGCCTTCGCTCATTACTGCTCTCAGGTCTCGCCCTTGCCCTTTTGGGCGTAGGCGCCGCCAGCCTGTTCGGGTTTCTGGCTAGGTGGCTATGGTTTGCGGACCTGATCACGCCGTTCCGGCTTCAGATTGCTATAGCCGCCGCCGTGCTTTGTGCGGCCTGTTTGCTAATGCGCCACCGGCTACTAATTACCGCGTCGCTGGCGGCATTCGTGCTTACTCTGGCCCCGATCATCATACGCAGCGTGAGTGTCCCCGCCCTGCCCGCGCCCGAACCCGCCGCAAAGCCTATCAGTCTGGTCATGAGCAATGTGCTCTATGTCAGCAAGGATTACGATGCGGTTCTTGATATGGTTGCCCGCGAAGATCCCGACATCTTTGCCGTGGTCGAAGCCGCCGATCACTGGCAATCGGCCCTGAGCGTTCTGGATACGCGCTATCCCTACAGCTACGATGTCACTGGCCGCAGCGCCTTTGGCATCACTCTTTATGCCAAGGCCCCGTTTACGGCCCGCGTGATTACGCCTGCCCATGCGGAAGTGCCGCTGTTACGGGCCGAGTTTGACGATTTCATCCTGCTGGTCGCCCATCCGGTGCCGCCCATATCCGCCGCCTACGCCATAGAAAACAGCATCTATCTCAAGGCTCTAGCCAATCAGGTGCGCGATGCTCAAAAGCCAGTCATCGTCACCGGCGACCTCAACTCGACCCTGTGGTCTCACAGCCTGACGCCGCTGGTTGAAGCCAAGATGCAGCGCCCCAAAGGTTCCGGTTTTGCCTACACCTGGCCCGCCGGTAATCCGCTGATGGCCATTCAGATTGATCACGTTCTGACCCGCGACATCCCTGCCGCCCGGTTCAAAGTTCTGCCGTCCGTGGGCTCGGATCATTTCCCCATTCGCGCCGATATAGTTTTGGGGGCCCGCCCATGA